TGTGGGAAAGTCGTGGGATTCCTTGAACCATGTCAATCGTCTGTCCGAGGAGGGTTCAGCTGGGTTCCAAACGAGGATGATCTCATGAGGAATGAGCTGTCTGCATTCTTTTTGCCACATttaaatcccagcaactaggctgTGCTGGGTTTTGCGCAGAAACGCCTGGTGGCTTTTTGCTATTCTGTTGGGGGTCAGTTGTTAACCAGCAGCCGGAAAGTTATCAATTAGCGTTCCTTATTGGATAAAGGCTAGAGAGAGGGCTCAGATGCTCTGAATAGAGGGAACCTAGTATTTCTTATGAGACATTTTAACAAGCTAGCTAAATATTTCAGACCCACTCCGTTGGTATGgtgtttcttttttgggggggggtgctggggggGGGTTGAACTATTTCTCATTGCTCCTTGTCTTTCAGATGCAAATGAATGTGAGGACAAACCTTGTGTAAATGCCAAATCCTGTAAGAATCTGATTGCAAGCTACTACTGTGATTGCCTTCCAGGCTGGATGGGTCAGAATTGTGACATAAGTGAGtgatttttttggtttcaattttgattttcatgaaacttgGGTGTTGAGAAGGCTCTTGCCCTTCCATTCTCAGTCTCCAGTTccaagtaggttttttttttcccccttttttcattttgaggtgcCGAGACGGAACCCAGGGCCCCTCATGTaccaggcaagccctctacctctGAGTAGAAAGAGAACTTTATTCCAGAATGTTTTTGGAGAGGGAGTGGTCACTGTAGCAAGGAAAATGTAGGATTTATCAGGCTCATTAGCTGTTAAAACTGGCCATATTCTGATAAGGAGGCTAAAACAATGATGTGAAGTTTCACTCCCTCCTTCTGGTCTGGAAGAATTAGGGAGGGTCCCCACCCGTGTAATAACCTTATCTCACAGGGAAGCAGAAGGAAATCTGATTTGAGACTTTTATCTGTCCAGAGCTAAGAGGGCTTTTCAATTAAGCCCAATTCCAGTGCAAAGTGCCTCTTTAACCagataacttgtttgctttttagaTATTAACGATTGCCTTGGCCAGTGTCAGAATGACGCCTCCTGTCGGGTAAGTAAATCTTTACTTAAATGAAACCCTTGACAATTGACAACCAATTTAAGATTTATGTGATGCTGGGAGAGCTCTGTCcccaagaaatttaaaaatgcaggTGAAAAGTGAGTCCCTGGAAGTTTCACTAGGGATCATGTTACCGTAGCCTCCTGGGAGTCATTTTAAAGGCATGCTTGCAGAAACTTCTAACCCAGTTGAGAGGCTTGGCATTTGGCTGCTGTAGTGCATCAGCCGAACCACAGCCATCCTGCTAAACCCCTGAAGCTCTGTTTGTGGACtgtatagaaaaaaaaagcatgtgTTTCTCCCCCCACTTCTCCTCCTCCAGGATTTGGTTAATGGTTATCGCTGTATCTGTCCACCTGGCTATGCAGGCGATCACTGTGAGAGAGACATCGATGAATGTGCCAGCAACCCCTGTTTGAATGGGGGTCACTGTCAGAATGAAATCAACAAATTCCAATGTCTGTGTCCCACTGGTTTCTCTGGAAACCTCTGTCAGGTAAGTGGAGGCAAATATTTCAGATGGCAACATATTTGCAGCGGAGGCTCCTCCAATTCTTCGCTcttatgtttggggtcctgtgacATTTATTAACATCCTATTAACTAGTGAATCTCTGCTAGACAAATGCTGATGGAAGGAGCTATTGATGAATGATTTTCTCTCAGTGTGCATCTGTTTGACTTTGTGTTTCATTTCATACCCCGGACTCTCTTCTTTCCTACTGTACCCTGTTTTTCTTAATTGCTTACCTGAACCATGACAGTACCTAGGGCATAAAGATGTATTACCTACAAGTGTCTCCTAAAAGTATATGGAGGGGATCATATTCCAGTGTCTGCTGTCCCAGAGAAGTGATCATAACATCTCATTTTACTTTGATCCCTCTTCTCTGCTCCTGGTACTTGCAGCTGGACATAGATTATTGTGAGCCCAACCCCTGCCAGAATGGTGCCCAGTGCTACAATCGTGCCAGTGACTATTTCTGCAAGTGCCCCGAGGACTATGAGGGCAAGAACTGCTCACACCTAAAAGACCACTGCCGTACGACCCCCTGTGAAGGTACTTCCCTTTCCAGGACCTGACTGTGTCTAGACCTCCTCCTGTGTCTCCCATTGGCCACCTCCCCTTAATGCACTTAGAAGTAGTATAGGGTAAAGAGGACTTGTAGGTTGGAACTACTTTATCCTGAGCTCTTAGAGAATCCAGAACAAGTGGAAACAATCTATTCAGACTGGTCAGCAAGAAAACCACATGTACAAGTAGCCTCGGGGAGAGAATGTGAAATCCATTTATCACTCTAGTTCTGGGGTGGGCTGATGTGCAACACCAGGACAAATTCCTGAGAGCAGCACTGTCAGTAGAACTGTGCAACAGTGGAAATGATCTGTGCATCAGGTTACAGCTGTAGTGGCCATTGAGCATTtagaatgggactggcttcactcTGTTTAAATATAAATAGCCACATGTGGCCTGTAGTTCCTGAATTAGGAGGCACAGCCTTAAAGCTTTTTATGAATTTGTGCTTCAGCATTGCCCGAGTCTAATTGGTCTTTTTTTTCCTTAGCAAGCATTTTACCAAATCGGGTAATGTCAAAGGTGGGATGATAGGGGCTCACAGGTAGGCAGGTTTCCTGACAGCGTAGGACCAAAATGCTTTAAAAATCCCATCTGCCAAGAGTTCAACTTTGCTTATCATAGTGCTACCAGGCATGTCGTTGGAGTCTTAGTCCCTGGGGTGCCTCGTGACATCCTCATTAGCTCAAGGGTGCCCATCTCCAGTGTAGCTGGTATGCTTTACCCACTTTGCTTAGGAATGCTGTGTCTGTGCATCCATGGCTATGATCTGAACCCCAGCCTGTCTTCTAGTGATTGACAGCTGCACTGTGGCCATGGCTTCTAATGACACACCTGAAGGAGTGCGGTATATCTCCTCTAACGTCTGTGGTCCCCACGGGAAGTGCAAGAGTCAGTCGGGAGGCAAATTCACCTGTGACTGTAACAAAGGCTTCACGGGAACATACTGCCATGAAAGTAAGAACCCCCACTCTCACTGGGGAATGGGGATGGTGCTCCCCACCCCGTGCTGCTGCCCGGCTTAAGACAGTATTTGAGAATAGCTTTAATTGGAAGCTAAAGTTGAAGAGACCAGAAAGTTTATCATTGTACCTGGGATCTGAGACTGAGGTACATTTAATTTATCAGAACACTCAGATGCCTATGAGCCATGAGTTTATTTTAGAATATTctggggtctcactaatttgaatGGGCCCTCTTTCCTGAAGACATTTCTTCCCTAAGCCCACTGGGTTGACTCGTCATGTCAGGGCATTAAATAAAACGAGGGAAGCCTCTGCTTCATCAGCCACCCATCTAATTGAAAAAAATTATCCTAATGGAATTGAGCATATTGAGGTGCCAGGTGCATTttctcaggagacagcagtgaaaaTCATAGGACAGTGCTGGGTTGTGGCATTACTTGTCCTTCAGTtcactttttcttcctttcccagATATTAATGATTGCGAGAGCAACCCCTGTAAAAATGGTGGCACTTGCATCGATGGTGTCAACTCTTACAAGTGCATCTGTAGTGACGGCTGGGAGGGGGCCTTCTGTGAAACCAGTGAGTCTGGAGTTATTTGGGGGCTGACCACTTTGGGTTGCAGAGGGTGTGTGGGAGGATCCCTCCTTAACTTGGAAACCTTTGGTAATAAGACCCCAATTTTTCTTTGTTGTAATGGAAACCTCTGGAAGTAAGACCCCAATGATTTCTACAGTGGGACCTCATCACTTGTCCCATTTGTGTTTATTAATGCTGGTGACAGCCGGTGGGGAGGAACTTCCGGGGAAGCTATAGAATTAAGATTGGTAATTAAGATACATATCCCTTCTTGCAAGGAGAGGaatctttgttttgattttaatctcTGTGCATCTTGATTTCAACTTCCATGGGAATTCCAGAGGACTGCAAACTCTTTCCTGACTTGTGGCATTCAAAGTCGCTGTTGGGAGCTTGTTTATTCCTAGAAAAGGGTGATTGTGTTGAAGTCCTGAGGCTGCTCAGCTGTTTTTGGAATGTGGGGGTGGAAAGCAAGGGTTGGCTGTAGGAAAGCTTAGTTCCTAAGTGTTGTGAACAGTCCTGGAATCTACTTCAGTTGAGCGTCTCCTCTTTGATTCTAGATATTAATGACTGCAGCCAGAACCCCTGCCACAATGGGGGCACGTGCCGAGACCTGGTCAACGACTTTTACTGTGACTGCAAAAATGGATGGAAAGGAAAGACCTGCCACTCACGTAAGTGTTGGGGGCCCAGGTCCTGCCTCTGTCTTCTGTAGGGGGGAAGGGACCCACTGGGGCTCACATTGAGATTCTTCCTCCAGGTGACAGCCAGTGTGATGAGGCCACATGCAACAATGGTGGCACATGCTATGATGAAGGGGATGCATTTAAGTGCATGTGTCCTGGTGGCTGGGAAGGAACGACCTGTAACATAGGTAACTTTCTGCCCCCTGTGGGATTTGCAGTGGGCATGGCCACCTGAGTGAGCGCATCATGCTCCTGGACATGCTTCTGGATCTTATGATCATTTTTCTTGGGTCTAGTTTTTACCCCTCCAGACTAGTTTTGGATCCTCAGAGAGGGTGGTCTTGTCTGCTTTTGCCTTATAGCCAGAAACAGTAGCTGCCTGCCCAACCCCTGCCACAATGGGGGCACCTGTGTGGTCAACGGTGAGACCTTCACATGCGTCTGCAAAGAAGGCTGGGAGGGGCCCATCTGTACTCAGAGTGAgtgtcctcccctttgaactctcCCAGGGCTCCTGGAACATATCCTGACACCCTTGGGGACTTGCAATCGAAACCAGAAGCAGCACTTACTGTTTGATGTCTGCTTTTGTATCACCTGGGTCCGTATTAATGACTTGATGGGATACAGCCCTGACCTGGGCATGAGAAAGTTGCCGATGAAGATAAGTGGAGACAGATGGCGTCTCGGTTCCCAGCTCGGGGTCTGACCAGCAGCCCTGCCTTCTTCCATTCTCACACTCCTCTGTCCCCAACAAGGGCCTCTTCCTGTGTACATATGTCCCACGGCAAATGAAACTGAGTGTGGTGCAGGCCTGGTTCCAATTTAGCAGAGGTTTTAAGCATATTTGGCTGGTGTTAACTTTGACTTTATCATTTGGGTATTATGGAAATAAGTGTTTTTACTTAGGGCTAAGACCCCTTTCCCTGTTAAAGACCTCCCTGTTGTCTTTTCTTTGCAGATACCAATGACTGCAGCCCACATCCTTGGTAAGTGTGACAACCTTTGAAGTAATCTGCATGAGAATCTCCCGGGATCCTGTTTAGAATGTGGGTTCTGATTCGGGCGATCTGGGGTGAGGCTCTGCTTTTCTAACAAGCTCCCTGGTGACACCCATCCTGTCACTCTGCGGACCACACTTTAATTAGCCAGGTTGTATCTTCATTTAGAGCAGCGATTCTCAACCTTGGCTGTACCCAGGAATCGCCTGGGGAACTTTTAAAAGTCCCAATCCTGAGCTGCAACCGAGACCTAAGAAATTAGACTCTCTCGGGGTGGGACCCAGGCATCAGTATTTTTAAAGCTCCCCAGACAGTGGCAACTATGGCCAGGGGTGAGAGCTGCTGAGTGTAACTGGCATGGCCGCCTGCATTGTTGGGCAGCTGGAGTCAGGGACTGGGAGTCTGGTAACTGAGGCCGTCTGTGTTTTCTTCTTAGTTACAACAGTGGCACCTGCGTTGATGGGGACAACTGGTACCGGTGTGAATGCGCTCCAGGTTTTGCTGGGCCCGATTGCAGAATAAGTAAGGACCGCCCCCATCTGATTTTTCCCAGTGGCTTTATTCCCTTACTCCCTGTTCCACTCCTCagcctgagattttttttttttctctttaaaaacaatTAAGGCTACAGTTCACTTTAAGTAGCCTTGACAAAGCAAGTAATCTCCTGCCTCCAGCTGGGATTAAGGTGCTCCTGCTGGATCCTCCCAGGTACTTGCTGGTAGTCCCTGGGTGGTGCAGCCCTCCTTCCTCATGGGGAGAGTGCCAGCCACAGAATCTGATGATTTAAGCTACACTGGGGCCCTGAGAAAAGTGTGCTTCTCCTCGTGACTAACATGATTAATGAATGGGCAAGTGGAAGCTTAACATGGCTATCCTGTTGTGGGACTAGGACAGAGCTAACACAAATGGGAGGGACTAGATCTGTGACTTCCAAAGGCTGAGCTGCAATGGGTTTGATCAGGCCCCAGAGAAATAATTAAAACTGGGAGGCGGACGATGCAGTTTTTCAGGAAgctgaaactttattttttacacctttaaaaaaaaaaaaaatgacagaatagTTATTATTTTTGTTCTTGTCCCCAAATTGTTTGGAGAATGGCAAGCACCTATAAAATTTCAATCTGGGATGGACCGAACTTTAGCGCTAGATGGGGATAAGTTTATCTGTTTCATACttctaaataagattgacagactatAGCCTGGAGGCCAAATCTGACCCACCATCTGTTCTTACAAGTAAAGTTTTATTGCACGTAGAAAACACTTACTTGTTTATCTGTTGTTTGTGGCTACACACCACAACTGAATTGAGTAGTTGTGATAGAAACCTTGTGAcctgcaaagcctaaaatattcacTCTGACCCTTTTATGGGGGAAAAGTTTGCTGGCCTTGCTCTAAACTGCACTGTCAGAGAAAGGaacttaagaaataaaaattgctgCTGCCTAAAATGGTTCTCAGCTGTTGGAAGTCAGGACAGTGGTGATCTTTGGGGGTCAGTGACTGATAAAGGCTTTTGGGAGATTAATGATCTGTTTCTTTACTTGGGGACTGGTTACATGAGTGAAAATTCACCAAGCTTATAATTATGATTTGAATGCTTTtctatgtttgaaaaaaaaaaaccaaaaactttgTTACTCCTCAATGGAGCCTGAATTTAAACTCCATCTTTCCTAGACATCAATGAATGCCAGTCTTCACCTTGTGCCTTTGGGGCAACCTGTGTGGATGAGATCAATGGCTACCAGTGTGTCTGTCCCCCAGGGCACAGTGGTGCCAAGTGCCAGGAAGGTATGTGTGCCAAGTCCTGGCTGCCCATGTGTCTTCTGGGGTGAGCGGGCATTGTAGCCATTAGTTTGTTCACAAATGAGCACTGTGCTCAGGGATGGAATGCATAGTGGGGGTTGCAGGGAAGGGGAAGTGGGTCTTCCCAAAACAGGGTAGCCACTGGTCTTGGATAATTCTGTGTAACCAACCATCTTAACCCTCAGGGGCTTGCAGTAAGCATTTATTTTTGTTGCCTGTGACATGGGTGGCAGAGCAATTGTGCCACTAtgctcaggcttagcttgaccagcCAGCAGCCATCTCTGGGGTTTGTTCTTTTCAGAGCAAATGGCAGGCCCACAAGAGGCCAAGCTCAGTGGGAAAAGCCAAGTTAAAGGGTCACATCTCTTGggtcacatctgctgacattgcATTAGCCAAAATAAGTCACATGGCCAAGTGAAGTTAGTGGGACTGGAAAAAACACGTGCCCATTGTGGTAGAAGGAACTATTACCATGTGGCCAAGGGTGTATGACCATTTCATAACAGGGAGGAGGTGAAGCATTAAGAACTGTGATCCAGTCTACAAAAAAAGAAACTCCTACTCATACGTCTCCACCTCTCAGTTTCAGGGAGACCTTGCATCACCATAGGGAGGGTGATCCCCGATGGGGCCAAATGGGATGACGACTGTAACACCTGCCAGTGCCTGAATGGACGGATTGCCTGCTCAAAGGTAGGGTGTAAGGGCTGCTGTGATTCTGTGCTCTGAAATCGTAGGTGGACGTTCCTGCTCAGCTCCTCTTTTACTCTCTCCAGGTCTGGTGCGGTCCTCGACCTTGCCTGCTCCACAAAGGTCACAGCGAGTGCCCCAGTGGGCAGAGCTGCATCCCCATCCTGGATGACCAGTGCTTCGTCCGCCCCTGCACTGGAGTGGGCGAGTGCCGGTCTTCTAGTCTCCAGCCGGTGAAGACCAAGTGCACCTCTGACTCCTATTACCAGGATAACTGTGCAAACATCACGTTCACTTTTAACAAAGAGATGATGTCACCGGTATGTAACAACTTTAACTGGGGACAGTATGTTTGCTTGTTTAAAAGAAGGAATGTCACAAGCTAGGATCTAGTTCTCTGTAGCCTGAATTCCTGTCTTAGGCTCTAAGTGAGGCTTGAATTTAGCCAAAGTTTGAAAAGAACATCagctttttctctttccttacatgcctgtgattttttttctttttaaatcattttagggTCTTACCACGGAGCACATTTGCAGTGAACTGAGGAATTTGAATATTTTGAAGAATGTTTCTGCTGAATATTCAATCTACATAGCTTGTGAGCCTTCCCTTTTGGCAAACAATGAAATACACGTGGCCATTGTGAGTATAAGACCTATTTATGCCTAATTATTTGATTGCAAGGGAGGTAAATGTCAGTCAGTGTCAAGACTATGTAAGCATATTGAAAGAAAGCATTACGTATTATTATGTATTATTACGTATAAATTATACATGTTGTAGTATAATTTCAAATAAAGGCTACTGCCGAGTGTCCCCCCTAAGTCAAGTCTGACAGTTGATCTTTTTCCAGTCTGCTGAAGACATACGGGATGATGGAAACCCTATCAAGGAAATCACTGACAAAATAATAGATCTTGTTAGTAAACGTGATGGGAACAGCTCACTTATTGCTGCTGTTGCAGAAGTGAGAGTTCAGAGGCGCCCTCTGAAGAACAGAACAGGTAGGTATCAAATGGGAACAGTCTCTTTTAGTAATTGCTATCAAACTGATCTCATTACACCATCCAGTAGAGCCAGAGTAGGGTGGGGAATCACCTGTCAGTGCCCCTGCCTCCCAGGAGCTCCTTAATTGGTGAGAAACCTGAGGTCAGCCTGTTTGACCAAGGTTGTATAGCCATTGGGGGCAGAGGTGAATCTTTTCCCCAACAAGCTGTGTACTCTTGCCAGTAGGCTCCCTGTAGAACTGATATTGTCTAGATATATTGCAGACCCCTAGGGCAGAGCACCACTGTACCCTGAGCTTGAAGCTGTCAAACTGTGATTTAGCATTTTGGTGTCATGGCACAGCCTGTCATGAGCACTGTGAGGCATAAGTTTGATATCCCTGCATCCAGACCCCCTTTTTTGAGAATCTTTAGCATCATGGTTCTAGCTAATCGAGAAATGGGGCATATGACTGTGAGATATTTGAGCTGTCCATGCTTGGTTTGGGTTTGCTAATTCTGAAAACTAATCTCAATTATGAGCTGCTTCAGTAGCCAGACTAACCTGGACTTGACCAGGCACTGTTCTCCAGTGTGGAGCCAGAGACTATAGGAGCTACTGCCACACCTGGTCTCTCTGGGAACAGGTGCCAAGGTCCCGAAGGACCACTTGCTTATCAAGCTGTGAAATGACAATGTGCAGTTGCAAAATGGGATTTGTCCCCACAGTGCCCCTCTCTGGGACTAAGGACAGGAGAACCACTCTTTGTATTCTTTTGTTCCCATgttgaaggcttttttttttaattgattcttgTGTCTGCCTTACAGATTTCCTGGTTCCTTTGCTGAGCTCTGTCTTAACAGTGGCTTGGGTCTGTTGCTTGGTGACGGCCTTCTACTGGTGCCTGCGAAAGCGGCGGAAGCCAAGCAGCCACACTCACTCTGCTTCCGAGGACAACACCACCAACAATGTGCGGGAGCAGCTGAACCAGATCAAAAACCCCATCGAGAAGCATGGAGCCAATACGGTGCCCATCAAGGATTACGAGAACAAAAactccaaaatgtctaaaataagGACACACAACTCTGAAGTTGAAGAAGATGACATGGATAAACACCAGCAGAAAGCTCGGTTTGCCAAGCAGCCGGCGTACACGCTGGTAGACAGAGAGGAGAAGGCCCCCAATGGCACGCCGACAAAACACCCAAACTGGACAAACAAACAAGATAACAGAGACTTGGAAAGTGCCCAAAGCTTAAACCGGATGGAGTACATCGTATAGCAGACAGCAGGTGCTGCCGCCGCTAGGTAGAGTCTGAGGGCACTCGGGGCTTGTAGTTCTTTAAACTGTTGTGTCATTTGAGTCTGAGGCTGTTGACTTAGAATCCCTGTGTTAATTTAAGTTTCGACAAGCTGGCTTACACTGGCAATGGTAGTTTCTGTGGTTGGCTGGGAAATCGAGCGCTGCATCTCACAGCTATGCAAAAACTAGTCAAAAGTGCCCCGGTGTACGTTCCCCTGCAGCCGACCTTGCGGATCAGGCTCCCAGGACACTGCCCGGCCCCTAGTCCTTGAGCTTCCACTTCTGCCAGATGTCCTAATGGTGATGCAGTCTTAGGATcatagttttatttatatttattgactCTTGAGTTGTTTTTGTATATTGGTTTTATGATGACGTACAAATAGTTCTGTATTTGAAAGTGCCTTTGCAGCTCAGAACCACAGCAACTATCACAAAtgagtttattatttattttttttattgtatttttgttgttgggg
This region of Callospermophilus lateralis isolate mCalLat2 chromosome 3, mCalLat2.hap1, whole genome shotgun sequence genomic DNA includes:
- the Jag1 gene encoding protein jagged-1 isoform X3 — protein: MRSPRTRGRPGRPLSLLLALLCALRAKVCGASGQFELEILSMQNVNGELQNGNCCGGSRNPGDRKCTRDECDTYFKVCLKEYQSRVTAGGPCSFGSGSTPVIGGNTFNLKASRGNDRNRIVLPFSFAWPRSYTLLVEAWDSSNDTVQPDSIIEKASHSGMINPSRQWQTLKQNTGVAHFEYQIRVTCDDYYYGFGCNKFCRPRDDFFGHYACDQNGNKTCMEGWMGPECNKAICRQGCSPKHGSCKLPGDCRCQYGWQGLYCDKCIPHPGCVHGTCNEPWQCLCETNWGGQLCDKDLNYCGTHQPCLNGGTCSNTGPDKYQCSCPEGYSGANCEIAEHACLSDPCHNKGSCKETSLGFECECSPGWTGPTCSTNINDCSPNNCSHGGTCLDLVNGFKCVCPPQWTGKTCQLDANECEDKPCVNAKSCKNLIASYYCDCLPGWMGQNCDININDCLGQCQNDASCRDLVNGYRCICPPGYAGDHCERDIDECASNPCLNGGHCQNEINKFQCLCPTGFSGNLCQLDIDYCEPNPCQNGAQCYNRASDYFCKCPEDYEGKNCSHLKDHCRTTPCEVIDSCTVAMASNDTPEGVRYISSNVCGPHGKCKSQSGGKFTCDCNKGFTGTYCHENINDCESNPCKNGGTCIDGVNSYKCICSDGWEGAFCETNINDCSQNPCHNGGTCRDLVNDFYCDCKNGWKGKTCHSPRNSSCLPNPCHNGGTCVVNGETFTCVCKEGWEGPICTQNTNDCSPHPCYNSGTCVDGDNWYRCECAPGFAGPDCRININECQSSPCAFGATCVDEINGYQCVCPPGHSGAKCQEVSGRPCITIGRVIPDGAKWDDDCNTCQCLNGRIACSKVWCGPRPCLLHKGHSECPSGQSCIPILDDQCFVRPCTGVGECRSSSLQPVKTKCTSDSYYQDNCANITFTFNKEMMSPGLTTEHICSELRNLNILKNVSAEYSIYIACEPSLLANNEIHVAISAEDIRDDGNPIKEITDKIIDLVSKRDGNSSLIAAVAEVRVQRRPLKNRTDFLVPLLSSVLTVAWVCCLVTAFYWCLRKRRKPSSHTHSASEDNTTNNVREQLNQIKNPIEKHGANTVPIKDYENKNSKMSKIRTHNSEVEEDDMDKHQQKARFAKQPAYTLVDREEKAPNGTPTKHPNWTNKQDNRDLESAQSLNRMEYIV
- the Jag1 gene encoding protein jagged-1 isoform X1: MRSPRTRGRPGRPLSLLLALLCALRAKVCGASGQFELEILSMQNVNGELQNGNCCGGSRNPGDRKCTRDECDTYFKVCLKEYQSRVTAGGPCSFGSGSTPVIGGNTFNLKASRGNDRNRIVLPFSFAWPRSYTLLVEAWDSSNDTVQPDSIIEKASHSGMINPSRQWQTLKQNTGVAHFEYQIRVTCDDYYYGFGCNKFCRPRDDFFGHYACDQNGNKTCMEGWMGPECNKAICRQGCSPKHGSCKLPGDCRCQYGWQGLYCDKCIPHPGCVHGTCNEPWQCLCETNWGGQLCDKDLNYCGTHQPCLNGGTCSNTGPDKYQCSCPEGYSGANCEIAEHACLSDPCHNKGSCKETSLGFECECSPGWTGPTCSTNINDCSPNNCSHGGTCLDLVNGFKCVCPPQWTGKTCQLDANECEDKPCVNAKSCKNLIASYYCDCLPGWMGQNCDININDCLGQCQNDASCRDLVNGYRCICPPGYAGDHCERDIDECASNPCLNGGHCQNEINKFQCLCPTGFSGNLCQLDIDYCEPNPCQNGAQCYNRASDYFCKCPEDYEGKNCSHLKDHCRTTPCEVIDSCTVAMASNDTPEGVRYISSNVCGPHGKCKSQSGGKFTCDCNKGFTGTYCHENINDCESNPCKNGGTCIDGVNSYKCICSDGWEGAFCETNINDCSQNPCHNGGTCRDLVNDFYCDCKNGWKGKTCHSRDSQCDEATCNNGGTCYDEGDAFKCMCPGGWEGTTCNIARNSSCLPNPCHNGGTCVVNGETFTCVCKEGWEGPICTQNTNDCSPHPCYNSGTCVDGDNWYRCECAPGFAGPDCRININECQSSPCAFGATCVDEINGYQCVCPPGHSGAKCQEVSGRPCITIGRVIPDGAKWDDDCNTCQCLNGRIACSKVWCGPRPCLLHKGHSECPSGQSCIPILDDQCFVRPCTGVGECRSSSLQPVKTKCTSDSYYQDNCANITFTFNKEMMSPGLTTEHICSELRNLNILKNVSAEYSIYIACEPSLLANNEIHVAISAEDIRDDGNPIKEITDKIIDLVSKRDGNSSLIAAVAEVRVQRRPLKNRTDFLVPLLSSVLTVAWVCCLVTAFYWCLRKRRKPSSHTHSASEDNTTNNVREQLNQIKNPIEKHGANTVPIKDYENKNSKMSKIRTHNSEVEEDDMDKHQQKARFAKQPAYTLVDREEKAPNGTPTKHPNWTNKQDNRDLESAQSLNRMEYIV
- the Jag1 gene encoding protein jagged-1 isoform X2 — protein: MRSPRTRGRPGRPLSLLLALLCALRAKVCGASGQFELEILSMQNVNGELQNGNCCGGSRNPGDRKCTRDECDTYFKVCLKEYQSRVTAGGPCSFGSGSTPVIGGNTFNLKASRGNDRNRIVLPFSFAWPRSYTLLVEAWDSSNDTVQPDSIIEKASHSGMINPSRQWQTLKQNTGVAHFEYQIRVTCDDYYYGFGCNKFCRPRDDFFGHYACDQNGNKTCMEGWMGPECNKAICRQGCSPKHGSCKLPGDCRCQYGWQGLYCDKCIPHPGCVHGTCNEPWQCLCETNWGGQLCDKDLNYCGTHQPCLNGGTCSNTGPDKYQCSCPEGYSGANCEIAEHACLSDPCHNKGSCKETSLGFECECSPGWTGPTCSTNINDCSPNNCSHGGTCLDLVNGFKCVCPPQWTGKTCQLDANECEDKPCVNAKSCKNLIASYYCDCLPGWMGQNCDININDCLGQCQNDASCRDLVNGYRCICPPGYAGDHCERDIDECASNPCLNGGHCQNEINKFQCLCPTGFSGNLCQLDIDYCEPNPCQNGAQCYNRASDYFCKCPEDYEGKNCSHLKDHCRTTPCEVIDSCTVAMASNDTPEGVRYISSNVCGPHGKCKSQSGGKFTCDCNKGFTGTYCHENINDCESNPCKNGGTCIDGVNSYKCICSDGWEGAFCETNINDCSQNPCHNGGTCRDLVNDFYCDCKNGWKGKTCHSRDSQCDEATCNNGGTCYDEGDAFKCMCPGGWEGTTCNIARNSSCLPNPCHNGGTCVVNGETFTCVCKEGWEGPICTQNTNDCSPHPCYNSGTCVDGDNWYRCECAPGFAGPDCRIISGRPCITIGRVIPDGAKWDDDCNTCQCLNGRIACSKVWCGPRPCLLHKGHSECPSGQSCIPILDDQCFVRPCTGVGECRSSSLQPVKTKCTSDSYYQDNCANITFTFNKEMMSPGLTTEHICSELRNLNILKNVSAEYSIYIACEPSLLANNEIHVAISAEDIRDDGNPIKEITDKIIDLVSKRDGNSSLIAAVAEVRVQRRPLKNRTDFLVPLLSSVLTVAWVCCLVTAFYWCLRKRRKPSSHTHSASEDNTTNNVREQLNQIKNPIEKHGANTVPIKDYENKNSKMSKIRTHNSEVEEDDMDKHQQKARFAKQPAYTLVDREEKAPNGTPTKHPNWTNKQDNRDLESAQSLNRMEYIV